The Stutzerimonas stutzeri RCH2 genomic interval CGCTCGCCGGCACGATGCGCAGCACGTGGTTCATGCCGTCGATCAGGGCCAGCTGGGCGTCCGGCTTCGCTCGCTGCAGCGCTTCGGCGTCTTCGACACCCACCTGGATGTCGTGTCGGCCCTGGAGAATCAACGCCGGAACATCCACCGCCGCGAAGGCCGCGGCCGGGTCGTAGGCGAACAGCGAGATCAGATAAGGCTGCACGCTGGGTCGGAACAGCACCTGCAGTGGTTCGGGCACTTCGGCGTGGGTGCGTCCGGCCTTGAGTTCGTCAATCAGGAATTGGCTGGTGGCGAGCAGCGCGGGCGGCAGGCGACCCTGCAACTGCGCACGCAGTACTTCGTCGATTGGCCTGCCGCTGCCAGCGATGCTGATCAGCGCGGCGGCGCCCGACTTCGGCGCGGCGAGACTGGCGATCAGTGCGCCCTCGCTGTGGCCGACGAGGATCAGCTCGCTGAAGCGGGGGTCGCCCTTGAGCCTCGCGCTCCACGCCAACGCGTCGCTGACGTAGGCGTCGACGCTGAGGTCGCGCTCGTTCGGTGCGGCTGCCAGGCTGGCGCCAACCCCGCGCTTGTCATAGCGCAGACTGGCCACGCCTTGCCGCGCCAGGCCTTGGGCGAGGCGTTTGAGGCTGTCGTTGTGCCCGGCCGGGTTGTTGCCATTACGATCGGTCGGCCCGGAGCCTGCGATCAGCAGTGCCACCGGCACCGGTTGCTCACTCTTGGGCAACAGCAGGCTGCCCTGCAGTACGCCGTTGCCGGTGTCCAGATTCAGGGTCTGATTGAGCAGGGTCTGAGCCTGCGAGAGAGAGGGCATGGTCAGTAGCAGCAGTATCAGCAGGGCACGCATGGATGGACTTCGTTGGTCACGGAGCAGGTTGGACGCAGCAATCGGCGCAAAGGTCAGTATGCGCCGGCAACAGGGGCGATGACACCGCAGCGCCCTCAGGTATACTTCCGGCCCCTGTTTTTCGGTCGATCGCGGAGCGTCCTGCATGTCCGGCAATACCTACGGCAAGCTGTTCACCGTCACCACTGCCGGCGAAAGCCATGGTCCTGCGCTGGTGGCCATCGTCGACGGTTGCCCGCCCGGGCTGGAGCTGTCGCTGGAAGATCTGCAGCGCGACCTCGACCGTCGCAAGCCGGGCACCAGCCGGCACACCACCCAGCGCCAGGAAGCCGACGAGGTGGAAATCCTCTCCGGCGTATTCGAGGGCAAGACCACCGGTTGCCCGATCGGCCTGCTGATCCGCAACACCGATCAGAAGTCCAAGGACTACTCGGCGATCAAGGACCAGTTCCGCCCGGCCCACGCCGACTACACCTATCACCACAAGTACGGCGTGCGCGACTATCGTGGTGGTGGCCGCAGCTCCGCGCGCGAGACTGCCATGCGCGTGGCGGCCGGCGCCATCGCCAAGAAGTACCTGGCGACGCTGGGCATTCAGGTGCGCGGCTACATGAGCCAGCTCGGCCCGATCGAAATTCCGTTCAAGACCTGGGACAGCGTCGAGCAGAACGCCTTCTTCAGCCCCGATCCGGACAAGGTGGCGGAGCTGGAGGCTTACATGGACCAGCTGCGTCGCGATCAGGATTCGGTGGGTGCGAAGATCACCGTGGTCGCCGAGGGCGTGCCGCCGGGACTTGGCGAGCCGATCTTTGACCGCCTCGACGCCGAGCTGGCCCACGCGCTGATGAGCATCAACGCGGTGAAGGGCGTGGAGATCGGCGCCGGTTTCGCTTCGGTCGCCCAGCGTGGCACCGAGCACCGCGACGAGCTGACGCCGCAGGGATTTCTCTCCAACAATGCCGGCGGCATTCTCGGCGGCATATCTTCGGGACAACCGATCATTGCCCATCTGGCGCTCAAGCCAACTTCCAGCATCACCACGCCGGGCCACTCGATCGATGTGAGTGGCGCGCCGGTCGATGTCATCACCAAGGGCCGCCATGACCCGTGCGTCGGCATTCGTGCCACGCCGATCGCCGAGGCGATGATGGCCATCGTGCTGC includes:
- the aroC gene encoding chorismate synthase — protein: MSGNTYGKLFTVTTAGESHGPALVAIVDGCPPGLELSLEDLQRDLDRRKPGTSRHTTQRQEADEVEILSGVFEGKTTGCPIGLLIRNTDQKSKDYSAIKDQFRPAHADYTYHHKYGVRDYRGGGRSSARETAMRVAAGAIAKKYLATLGIQVRGYMSQLGPIEIPFKTWDSVEQNAFFSPDPDKVAELEAYMDQLRRDQDSVGAKITVVAEGVPPGLGEPIFDRLDAELAHALMSINAVKGVEIGAGFASVAQRGTEHRDELTPQGFLSNNAGGILGGISSGQPIIAHLALKPTSSITTPGHSIDVSGAPVDVITKGRHDPCVGIRATPIAEAMMAIVLLDHLLRNRGQNADVQVTTPVLGQL
- a CDS encoding alpha/beta hydrolase produces the protein MRALLILLLLTMPSLSQAQTLLNQTLNLDTGNGVLQGSLLLPKSEQPVPVALLIAGSGPTDRNGNNPAGHNDSLKRLAQGLARQGVASLRYDKRGVGASLAAAPNERDLSVDAYVSDALAWSARLKGDPRFSELILVGHSEGALIASLAAPKSGAAALISIAGSGRPIDEVLRAQLQGRLPPALLATSQFLIDELKAGRTHAEVPEPLQVLFRPSVQPYLISLFAYDPAAAFAAVDVPALILQGRHDIQVGVEDAEALQRAKPDAQLALIDGMNHVLRIVPASAAQLASYDDTNLPLARGVLEHIKHFLRTNGILPASS